In Fragaria vesca subsp. vesca linkage group LG1, FraVesHawaii_1.0, whole genome shotgun sequence, the sequence CCCTTAAGCAGCGATGACTCTAGATTACTTAGAAGATGTCCAGTTACTAGGTAGCTGGAATTGACTTGAATGAGTTTGATCAGAAAAAAAAAAAAATCAATGCGATCTTACTGAATCCGTGAGAAAGATAAACTCGATCTTATATTGATAAAATCATGTTGAACTTATATGGTTCAACACAGAAACAAAAGCAATGTTGGAATACAGAAAATAGATATATGTAGTACTCATACACGCTTAGGTCTCCCTTGAATCATTTCACTTTGGTTTCGAACCTTCCCTCCTGCTCCATGCTACTGACTTTGTTTGATAAAGCTTTTCGGTTTTTCTGAAGCTCAGTCGGGAGTTTAACGTCAGTTGCCAAACCAACCATTTTAAGAAACCTTATCAAATACCAAGTAATATCGATTTGCCACCATTCGAAACCATGTTGAGCTGAGTACTCAAAAGCATGGTGATTATTATGCCAACCTTCTCCATGAGCTAGCAATCCAAACAACCTAAACCACACAATTTCATAATTAGATTTCATTACATGTAGAGAAACAGAAACTATATATATATACGATTTGTAATCATATCAAGTGCGTATACCAGTTGTTTTTGGACAGATCACCAGTATCCCATACTTGGTTTCCCCATATGTGGCAGATCGAATTTATCGAAAGTGTTATATGGAGAACAAATATTGTTCTCACAGCCTACAAATAATCAAAAGAATTAAACATAGTTACGGATTTGTTAAATAGAAAGGACGATGCATTTAGATATTAGCAAATGTATATAAGAGAAGTTTAATTACCAGTGCCCAAACTAAATAAGGCATTCCTCCTATGCAATAGAACACAACTCCACAAGCAATACAGTGAAAAGGGTAAGTGTAATGAAGAAACCTATAGAAGCTTTGTTTCTTCAAATCTCCAACATTGTATAGTTTTCCATCATACTGCACAATTTCAAATTTAATTAACAATAAGTACGTGTTAATTCAACAACAAAATTAGGCATGTAATTAATCAAGTGAGGAGAACATGAGATTTCTACGTACACTCCCAAAACGTTTACGAAAATCAAAAATCCAGCCAATATGACTAAACCAGAAACCCTTAAGAGGAGTATGAGGGTCACTCGGCGTGTCTGTAAACTGGTGATGACTCCTGTGCGAGCTAACCCATTCTAATGGACTTCCCTGTAATATAAACACCAAAAACCAACTTCAAAACTTTGTAATGAAGATTGTAGTAACTAAAAGTGAAAAGAATGAAAGCTAGAGAATATATGATGAACCTGAAGTGAATGAACGGCACAATAGGCGAAGAAGTATTCCAGCCATTTGGGAAGCTTGAAGCTTTTGTGGGCGAGATTTCTATGGAAAGATAGAGTTACTCCCACACCGGTGACAAAGTAAAGGGCTACACCCAACCAAAACGCAGACCAGGTGAAGTAAAATGGTGCGAGAAGAGCAATGAGATGAACAACAGAAAGGGTGATGACACTAGCGATGTCGACGCCATTCCATTGCCTGCCCAGAAAATATATCGGCTTCTGCACCACCCAAGGTAGCCCTGCCATCTTCTTTAAGCTAAGCTTATATTATCAAAACTGCTTTGCTAGCTTCTCTCTTCTGTAGTTGTGTGTAGAAGTATCACTGTTTGCACACACATATATATATATATATATATATATATATATACACATATATACTACTACTATACTTACTTCTTCTACTCTACTACTCTCTCTCTCTCTCTCTCTCTCTCTCTCTCTCTCTCTCTCTCTCTCTCTCTCTCTCTCTCTAACTCAAACAATTTGAATACTTTTGTTTAGTCGATCTCTCTCTCTCATCTTATCGATATGTCATTTTCTTATCAAAATTGATCTCGTTGCAAGAAACTAATTCTTCTTATATGCTCAATCTTCTCACTCCTCTCACATAGTAGGTGAATATTCTAATTCAATTCAGTTCAAAGTCTACTAGTATCATGAGTTAAGTCTACCAGTAACATGAGCAAACTGACATTAAAAAATAGACTTTCTGAAAAATTATTCTTCATAAGATGCAAAGTCTACTAGTAACATGAGTTAAGTCTACCAGTAACATGAGCTAACTAGCATACAACAATAGACTTTCTAGAAAATTGTTCACTCCTAATACTGGTCACTAGTCATCAATCACCTTATTGACCACGTTGTCTAACTTGTTTTCTTTTATGTCTGTGTTTTGCACTATTCACGCAATAGCAACATACACGGCTTAAAACAGACAAAATACACGCTCATGGTAGCGTTTAGTGAATTTTCAAACATTGACTATATATATGCAGTTGATCTGCTCATATTATCCTATATTTCTAAGCCTCTTATGTTTGAGAGTTGTGTTTAGTTCTCTTCTTTATAAATTATTTACATTATTTTATTGTTTTTGTAGGTTTGTGTCGTAGAGAGAAGAAAATGAGCTAAAATGCGCAAATAAGGATTGAAAGGCCACTGCAATCCTAAGTCTCAGAATCCGCCTATGCAGAACATCCAAACTTCTCCGAATTACCGGGAATTACTCAGATCAAATCAGACTATGAGCCTTATATCATTGGAAAGCTACATATGTCTACTTTTTGTAGAAGTTTACGGATCTCAATTTCGATACTTCTAGACCGAGTTATGATAGTTTGAATGAAGATAGGTCAGATCAGAAAATCTGCTCGGATTTGCAAGCATTTGTGGAGAACTTAAGTTCCATGGCACAAGATCATCAACTCTTATGCTTCAAGGACAATAATGCAGATGAAGATTCAAGGAGTAAATGTATTCCTAGTTCTATAATAGATATCTCAAGGTTTTCTCATTCCATATCAATAATGGAGTCTGAATCCAAGTCTTACAAAGAAACTTGAAGCCAAAGATGAGCAAGAAATCTCCCCTATATAAAGAGCACGAATTTCATAGAGAAGGGGCTTCCGGGGACACATGACATATTTGGAAGCTGCCATCATCACCAACCTTTCATTCTTTTTCCCTTTTAGCCTTTTTATGTTTTTCATTGTTATCATCATGTTTGTTATGACTCTTAGTAGCTAAATCTTTTGTTAGGGTCATAATGGATTATTAGCATGACTATTTGATGTTTTCAGTTGGATGATTACTTATTTATTGGATTGAGTTTTTAATCTCTATAAGAATTGTTGCTTATTTTAAAATACTAGAGACTTGCGACCTTTAAGGTTTTGTTTTAAGCTATCTGATGCAAGAGTAGGTAGATGCCCATGCTGAATCTTGAATGCTTCTTGTGATTAAAAACCATAGATTGATAAGATAGATGCCATGTTTTATTGGTTTGTGCGAGTCTTTTTGTTGTCGTCGAACTTCATTGACCCTTAGAGATTAGATGTCATACTTCTAAGAATAGTTGGATATTATACTCTACCATAAGGTAGTATTCATGTCTTGGAGAACTTATGTGTATAAGTACTCTGCCATAAGACTTATATGACTGGTTTTTCAACACCGGTTTAGTAGTTAGTAATCGGAAGACTAGGAACTCAAATATATATGATTGTGACAGTGAAGTTAGAAGCCCTAGCATTCATCCATCATTGTTTTACAACTTTTCAAAACATTTTCTCAATTATCTTGTGTGACATTCTCAATTTGCTTGATTTACTCTTTTCTTATTGTATACAAAAATCACAAAAATATCTTCTTGTTTTCTTGTTAGTCGTTAGAGTAATTTGGTCATTAGTTAGAGTTGAAAGTTAGTTATCTATCCCTAGTTGGAACGACCTCGTATTTGCATATAAGCTATACTACAAACGATTCGTGCACTTGCGAAGTTTTTAAAATTTGACAACAGCAGTGTTCTAAAACAAGGTTGCCTAGGCGGCTTTTAGACGTTTTAAGTCTGCGCTTCATCCTGAAAGCGCCAGTGAATTTTCAAACCTTACTTGTACCAGGTTTTAAATTGTATAGTTTGTCGAATCACCATTTTAAAATAACTTAAAGCTGGCAAAAAAACTAGCTAGATGTGTTGGAAACTTTAAATTGAGTATTCTCATGCTCGATCCATAATT encodes:
- the LOC101294512 gene encoding palmitoyl-monogalactosyldiacylglycerol delta-7 desaturase, chloroplastic-like is translated as MAGLPWVVQKPIYFLGRQWNGVDIASVITLSVVHLIALLAPFYFTWSAFWLGVALYFVTGVGVTLSFHRNLAHKSFKLPKWLEYFFAYCAVHSLQGSPLEWVSSHRSHHQFTDTPSDPHTPLKGFWFSHIGWIFDFRKRFGSYDGKLYNVGDLKKQSFYRFLHYTYPFHCIACGVVFYCIGGMPYLVWALAVRTIFVLHITLSINSICHIWGNQVWDTGDLSKNNWLFGLLAHGEGWHNNHHAFEYSAQHGFEWWQIDITWYLIRFLKMVGLATDVKLPTELQKNRKALSNKVSSMEQEGRFETKVK